A region of Salvelinus alpinus chromosome 6, SLU_Salpinus.1, whole genome shotgun sequence DNA encodes the following proteins:
- the LOC139578231 gene encoding troponin T, fast skeletal muscle isoforms-like, which yields YIGYSRVLLVTLLFYCFLSPKKTKLHGGEGEAQRPQFKAPKIPDGEKVDFDDIHKKRQNKDLVELQGLIDAHFEHRKKEEEELIALKERIEKRRAERAEQNRIRSEKEKERAARREEERLKREEADAKKKADEDAKKKSALSSMGSNYSSHLQKADSKRGGKKETEREKKKKILTGRRKVLNIDHLNEEKLKEKAKELHEWMKTLESEKFDNMERLKRQKYEVTTLRKRVEELSKFSKKGKTVRRK from the exons TATATTGGGTACAGCCGGGTTCTTTTGGTAACACTATTGTTTTACTGCTTTCTTTCTCCGAAAAAAACAAAACTCCATGGAGGCGAGGGAGAAG CCCAGAGGCCACAGTTCAA GGCACCAAAGATTCCTGATGGCGAGAAAGTTGACTTTGAT GACATTCATAAGAAACGTCAGAACAAGGACCTTGTTGAGCTGCAGGGCCTGATTGATGCGCACTTTGAACATAgaaagaaggaggaggaagagctcaTCGCCCTCAAAGAAAGAATT gagAAGCGTAGGGCTGAGAGGGCCGAGCAGAACAGGATCCGTAGTGAGAAGGAGAAGGAGCGCGCGGCGAGACGTGAG GAGGAGAGGCTGAAGAGGGAGGAGGCAGATGCCAAGAAGAAGGCTGATGAGGATGCGAAGAAGAAGTCTGCCCTGTCCAGCATGGGCTCCAACTACAGCAGCCATCTGCAGAAG GCTGACTCAAAGAGAGGTGGGAAGAaggaaactgagagagagaagaagaagaagatcctGACAGGCAGACGCAAGGTCCTGAACATCGACCATCTGAATGAAGAAAAACTGAA GGAGAAGGCAAAGGAGCTGCATGAATGGATGAAGACGCTGGAGTCTGAGAAGTTTGATAACATGGAGAGGCTGAAGAGGCAGAAGTATGAG GTCACAACCCTGCGTAAGAGAGTGGAAGAGCTGAGTAAATT CTCTAAGAAGGGTAAAACCGTCCGCAGAAAGTAA
- the LOC139578232 gene encoding myoblast determination protein 1 homolog 2, whose product MELSDISFPVTSADDFYDDPCFNNSDMHFFEDLDPRLVHVGLLKPDDHHYNEDEHIRAPSGHHQAGRCLLWACKACKRKTTNSDRRKAATMRERRRLGKVNDAFENLKRCTSNNPNQRLPKVEILRNAISYIESLQSLLRGQDGENYYPVLEHYSGDSDASSPQSNCSDGMMDYNGPACTSARRSNYDSSYFAETTNADARSNKNAAVISSLDCLSNIVERISTDTSACTVLSGQEGSEGSPCSPQEGSILSETGAPVPSQTNCPQPSHDPIYQVL is encoded by the exons ATGGAGTTGTCGGATATTTCGTTCCCTGTCACTTCTGCTGATGACTTTTATGACGACCCGTGCTTCAACAACAGCGACATGCATTTCTTCGAGGACCTGGACCCCCGGTTAGTCCATGTTGGTCTCCTCAAGCCAGACGACCACCATTACAACGAAGACGAGCACATCAGGGCACCGAGCGGGCACCACCAAGCCGGGAGGTGCCTCCTCTGGGCATGTAAAGCTTGCAAGAGGAAAACCACAAACTCTGACCGGAGGAAGGCTGCTACTATGCgggagaggaggaggctgggCAAGGTCAACGACGCCTTCGAGAACCTGAAGAGATGCACGTCGAACAACCCCAATCAGAGGCTTCCCAAGGTGGAGATCTTGAGAAATGCCATCAGCTACATCGAGTCTCTGCAATCTCTGCTCAGGGGCCAGGACGGCGAGAACTACTACCCTGTGTTGGAACACTATAGCGGGGACTCTGACGCATCCAGTCCACAGTCCAACTGCTCTGATGGAATG ATGGACTATAATGGCCCGGCGTGCACGTCCGCAAGACGAAGCAACTATGACAGCTCTTATTTCGCCGAGACTACAAATG CTGATGCCAGAAGCAACAAGAACGCAGCAGTCATCTCCAGCCTGGATTGTCTTTCCAACATCGTGGAGAGAATCTCTACAGACACGTCAGCGTGCACTGTGTTATCAGGCCAGGAGGGTTCCGAGGGTAGCCCGTGCTCTCCACAAGAGGGATCTATCCTGAGCGAAACGGGGGCACCCGTGCCGTCACAGACCAACTGCCCACAGCCGTCCCATGACCCCATCTACCAAGTGCTATGA